The following is a genomic window from Myxococcales bacterium.
GCGCAGCGGTACGATCTCAGAAAAGAGTTGGTGCGAGTACGGGGAGGCTGTGGCTGCAACGCCCGCCAGAAAGGCGCCGATCGCGAGGGTCAAGCCGAGCTCCTGGGCGGCCAACGCCGAACCCAATACCAGTATCAAAGCCAACATGCTGAAGAGATCGGGGGAGCGCAGGTTCGCGGCGCGGTCGAGCAGCCGTGGCACGAGGACGCGTACCAATAGCAGCATGCCCCCGAGCGCGGCCAACATGCGTCCGATCGCCATGGCGAGTTCCGGCAGCCCGCGTCCGGCTTCTGCGGTTCCGGCCAGTAGCGGAATTGCCAGGAGCAACGGCACGATGCTGAGGTCCTGGGCGATCAAAATTGCAACGGCGAGCCGTCCCTGGGGTGCATCGACCGTGCCGCGTTCGATGAGCAGTCGCATGGTCAGAGCGGTGCTCGACATCGCGACAATGCCCCCGAGCACGAATGCGGCCGAAGGCTGGACCCCGAACAACGTGGCGATCCAGGCGACCGTCGCACTCGTCAACACGACCTGGGTGCCGCCGGCAACGAGCGCCGTTCGCCACAGCCGTCGCAGTCGCTCTACCGGAAGTTCCAGACCGATCTCGAACAGAAGAAAGACGACCCCTAGCTCGGTAAGAAAGCTCACGCTCTCTGGCCGACTCACGATGCCGAGCCCACCGGGGCCGGCCAACGCGCCAACCACGAGAAAACCCGCGATCGAGGGCAAGCGGAGCCATTCGAAGACTGCGAGCCCTGTTGCGGTGAGAACCAACAACAAGACGATTTCGAAAAGCAGCGGGGAATCGATCACCGGACTGGTTTCCGTCTGGGGAGCGCCTTCATTTTCTCCCTCCCTGTTCGGCTCATGGCGTACGCTGCACAAAGTCCGCGCAGGCGTCGGAGTCCCACGCTTTTGGCGAACGCAGAAACAACCTTACCTGATAAACTGTCCTTCGATTCCGCGACGTTTTCGCCGGTCTTGATTCACGTTCAATCGGAGTGCACAAATGGATGTTCGAAAACCCTCGTTGAATCCCCTTAGACAGATTTCTTTCAGTTTGGTTCGACTCCAGTCCCGGGCACCATCCAGCTTTTCCAGACGCAGTTACAGGCTATGTTCCAGGCGCTCTCCATTGGGTACCTCGGGTCGGCACTGCCTCTTAACGCTCCCGCCCGCGATGTCAGCATTTTGGTCGAATTTGCCGCGAGAAAGCCCTTGACCCCAGCGTCGGGGTGCATAGGGTTGCGATCCGAAGGGAGCGAGCGTGAGCGACGAACACGATCCAGGGCAGCCGCCCGACGACTCCGGCGAGACCGGTGCCAGCCGCGAACATGAAATCCGCGGCCCGGGCGATGAGATCTTCACTGTCCCCGGCGTGCTTCCGCTGATTCCGGTGCGCGATGTGGTGGTGTACCCGGGCGTCACGGTGCCCCTCGCGATTGGACGCCGCAAATCCCTCGCCGCCCTGTCCCACGCTGGGCACAACGGTTACATGTTACTCGCGACCCAACGCGACTCCGGAGCCCAGGAACCCAGCCTCGATGAACTTCACCCCGTCGGCACGATTGTCCGGGTGCTCCGCATCATCGATGCCCGGGGTGAGGGCAAACAAGCGTTGGTCGCCGGGGTCTCGCGCGCTCGCGTAGACAAGCTCGTCACCCTCGAACCTCAGGTCATGGTCTCGGTCACCCCCTTGCCCGATCTCCCCCTCGACGACCCCGCGGCCGAAGCCAACTGGCGTCGTGTCGTCATGCTCGCCCAGCGGGTCATCGATCTTCGCGACGACCTCCCGGACGAATGGAAGATATTCCTGGCCGGCATCCCGACCGCCGGCATGCTCGCCGATCTCGTCTCGTCCAATCTCCCGTTGGCCCCCGAACAGCGGGTCCGCCTGCTCGAAGAGTCGGACCCGGCTCAGCGCTTGCGCATCGTAGAGAGCCATCTCGAACGAGAGGTGACGATCGCAGAAACGCAGCAATCCCTGCGCGGAGACGTTGCTGAAGACGACATCGACCCCAAGCATCGCGAAAAAATGTTGCGCAGTCGTATGCGAGAGATCCAATCCGAGATCGGCGAGGGCGATGCCGGGCTCCGGGAAGTCGACGAACTGCGTGAGCGATTCGACCAGCTCGAATTGCCCGAGGATGTCGAAGAACAGGCGGATCGCGAACTCAAGCGACTCACCGCCCTGCCCCAACACGCTCCGGATCGACACCTGATTCGCACGTATCTGGAATGGATCCTCGACCTGCCGTGGAACAAAGAAACCACCGACAAGCTCGATCTGGCGGATGCGCGACAGGTACTCGACGCAGATCACCACGGCCTCGACAAAGTCAAAGAACGAATTCTCGAATTTCTTGCCGTACGGAAGTTGGCCCCCGATGCAAAGGCGCCGATCTTGTGCTTTGTCGGCCCACCCGGGGTCGGCAAGACCTCTCTCGGTCGTTCCATTGCCCGGGCGATGCAACGCAAATTTGCCCGAGCTTCTCTGGGTGGCGTGCGCGACGAAGCCGAGATCCGGGGACATCGGCGCACCTACGTGGGCGCCATGCCGGGCCGGGTGATTCAGAGTCTCAAGCGCGCGGGAACCCGCAACCCCGTTTTCGTACTCGACGAAATCGACAAGCTCGGAAGCGACTTCCGCGGCGATCCCTCCTCCGCCCTGCTCG
Proteins encoded in this region:
- the lon gene encoding endopeptidase La; translated protein: MSDEHDPGQPPDDSGETGASREHEIRGPGDEIFTVPGVLPLIPVRDVVVYPGVTVPLAIGRRKSLAALSHAGHNGYMLLATQRDSGAQEPSLDELHPVGTIVRVLRIIDARGEGKQALVAGVSRARVDKLVTLEPQVMVSVTPLPDLPLDDPAAEANWRRVVMLAQRVIDLRDDLPDEWKIFLAGIPTAGMLADLVSSNLPLAPEQRVRLLEESDPAQRLRIVESHLEREVTIAETQQSLRGDVAEDDIDPKHREKMLRSRMREIQSEIGEGDAGLREVDELRERFDQLELPEDVEEQADRELKRLTALPQHAPDRHLIRTYLEWILDLPWNKETTDKLDLADARQVLDADHHGLDKVKERILEFLAVRKLAPDAKAPILCFVGPPGVGKTSLGRSIARAMQRKFARASLGGVRDEAEIRGHRRTYVGAMPGRVIQSLKRAGTRNPVFVLDEIDKLGSDFRGDPSSALLEVLDPEQNNAFSDHYMEVPFDLSKVLFIATANTLSTIPPALLDRMEVIELTGYTEREKLAICRQFLVGKQLEAHGLTPERVVVHDSALEMVVLEYTNEAGVRNLERHIATLMRKVARRIASDPGAATTVEIDTAFVSESLGAPPHMHERAERIAVAGTAVGLAVTAHGGEILFVEARRIAGGKGVLLRLTGQLGDVMRESAEAALSWVRAHASEIGLSDDALEACEIHLHLPAGAVPKDGPSAGIAMITAIVSALSDRLSLGTIAMTGEISLRGKVLPVGGIKGKILAAARAGIETVVMPRRNEKDLIDVPKDVIDKLNIHLVSEIDEALRATLPQQP